In Variovorax paradoxus, a single genomic region encodes these proteins:
- a CDS encoding IlvD/Edd family dehydratase has protein sequence MSTIPKKKPGELRSQQWFGRNDRDGFIYRSWMKGKGVPHDQFDGRPVIGICNTFSELTPCNSHFRTLAEQVKIGVYEAGGFPLEFPVMSLGETLLRPTAMLYRNLASMDVEESIRGNPLDGVVLLMGCDKTTPALMMGAASVDLPTIGVSGGPMLSGKWRGQELGSGTGVWQMSEQVRAGTLKLQEFFEAESCMHRSHGHCMTMGTASTMASMVESLGIGLPGNAAYPAVDGRRNVLARQAGRRIVDMVHEDMNMSKILTRQAIENAIKVNAAIGGSTNFVIHLLAIAGRIGVDLTLDDFDRLAAELPCLVNLQPSGQYLMEDFCYAGGLPVVIKEIADHLHKDILTVTGQSVWENVKDAENYGPQVIRTLAEPFKDKAGICVLRGNLAPNGAIIKPSAATPELLVHKGRAVVFESAEDLHKRIDDETLDIDEHCVMVLKNCGPKGYPGMAEAGNMPLPPKVLRKGITDMVRISDARMSGTAYGTVVLHTAPEAAAGGPLALVQDGDIVELDVPNRKLHLHVSDEELARRREKWVAPKAPLDSGYWKLYVDTVLQADQGADLAFLRGRRGAFVPRDNH, from the coding sequence ATGAGCACAATCCCCAAGAAGAAACCCGGCGAACTTCGCAGCCAGCAATGGTTCGGCCGCAACGACCGCGACGGCTTCATCTACAGAAGCTGGATGAAGGGCAAGGGCGTGCCGCACGACCAGTTCGACGGTCGCCCGGTCATCGGCATCTGCAACACCTTCAGCGAACTCACGCCCTGCAACTCGCACTTCCGCACGCTTGCCGAGCAGGTGAAGATCGGCGTGTACGAAGCAGGCGGCTTCCCGCTCGAATTCCCGGTGATGTCGCTCGGCGAAACGCTGCTGCGCCCCACCGCCATGCTGTATCGCAACCTCGCGAGCATGGACGTGGAAGAAAGCATTCGCGGCAACCCGCTCGACGGCGTGGTGCTGCTCATGGGCTGCGACAAGACCACGCCCGCGCTCATGATGGGCGCCGCCAGCGTCGACCTGCCGACCATCGGCGTGTCGGGCGGCCCCATGCTCTCGGGCAAGTGGCGCGGCCAGGAGCTGGGCTCTGGCACCGGCGTGTGGCAGATGAGCGAGCAGGTGCGCGCCGGCACGCTCAAGCTGCAGGAATTCTTCGAGGCCGAGAGCTGCATGCACCGCAGCCACGGCCACTGCATGACGATGGGCACCGCGAGCACCATGGCCAGCATGGTCGAGTCTCTGGGCATCGGCCTGCCGGGCAATGCCGCCTACCCCGCCGTCGACGGCCGCCGCAACGTGCTCGCGCGCCAGGCCGGCCGGCGCATCGTCGACATGGTGCATGAAGACATGAACATGTCGAAGATCCTCACGCGCCAGGCCATCGAGAACGCGATCAAGGTCAACGCGGCCATCGGCGGCTCGACCAACTTCGTGATCCATCTGCTGGCCATCGCGGGCCGCATCGGCGTCGACCTCACGCTCGACGACTTCGACCGCCTGGCCGCCGAGCTGCCCTGCCTGGTGAACCTGCAGCCGTCGGGCCAGTACCTGATGGAAGACTTCTGCTACGCGGGCGGCCTGCCGGTGGTGATCAAGGAAATCGCCGATCACCTGCACAAGGACATCCTCACCGTCACCGGCCAGAGCGTGTGGGAGAACGTGAAGGACGCCGAGAACTACGGCCCGCAGGTCATCCGCACGCTGGCCGAGCCCTTCAAGGACAAGGCCGGCATCTGCGTGCTGCGCGGCAACCTGGCGCCCAACGGCGCGATCATCAAGCCCAGCGCGGCCACGCCCGAACTGCTGGTGCACAAGGGCCGCGCGGTGGTGTTCGAAAGCGCCGAAGACCTGCACAAGCGCATCGACGACGAGACCCTGGACATCGACGAGCACTGCGTCATGGTGCTGAAGAACTGCGGGCCCAAGGGCTACCCCGGCATGGCCGAAGCGGGCAACATGCCGCTGCCGCCGAAGGTGCTGCGCAAGGGCATCACCGACATGGTGCGCATCAGCGACGCGCGCATGAGCGGCACGGCCTACGGCACGGTGGTGCTGCACACGGCGCCCGAGGCGGCCGCCGGCGGTCCGCTGGCATTGGTGCAGGACGGCGACATCGTCGAGCTCGACGTGCCCAACCGCAAGCTGCATCTGCATGTGAGCGATGAAGAGCTGGCGCGTCGACGCGAGAAGTGGGTTGCGCCCAAGGCGCCGCTGGACTCGGGCTACTGGAAGCTTTACGTCGACACGGTGCTGCAGGCCGACCAGGGCGCGGACCTGGCCTTCCTGCGCGGTCGCCGCGGCGCCTTCGTGCCGCGCGACAATCACTAG
- a CDS encoding 2-dehydro-3-deoxygalactonokinase, translating to MTRLVAIDWGTSSLRGALLDAHGKVLEERSDARGILTVPEGGFPAVFETLFGDWMHAEGTRCLISGMAGSKQGWVEAPYCACPAGRVEVGRKIIDIDAIPGARIAIVPGLSDEHAGVPDVMRGEEVQIFGAMSITGLDDGVFVLPGTHNKWVTVKKGRVAGFRTYMTGEFYALLSQHSILGRTLDATAPLDEAAFLEGVTRSENGHGLLHNAFGARTLALFERMPKQELASYLSGLLIGEELRTQSLQAVGEVVLIGSPALTQRYTLALRATGVATRTLGAEATWAGLHALSGFLDTDRTAAA from the coding sequence ATGACAAGACTGGTAGCAATCGACTGGGGCACGAGTTCACTGCGCGGCGCCTTGCTGGACGCCCACGGCAAGGTGCTGGAAGAGCGCAGCGACGCGCGCGGCATCCTCACCGTGCCTGAAGGCGGCTTTCCCGCCGTCTTCGAGACACTGTTCGGCGACTGGATGCATGCCGAAGGCACCCGCTGCCTGATCTCCGGCATGGCCGGCAGCAAGCAGGGCTGGGTCGAGGCGCCGTATTGCGCCTGCCCGGCGGGGCGCGTCGAGGTGGGCCGAAAGATCATCGACATCGACGCCATCCCTGGCGCGCGCATCGCGATCGTGCCGGGCCTGAGCGACGAGCATGCCGGTGTGCCCGACGTGATGCGCGGCGAGGAAGTGCAGATCTTCGGCGCCATGTCGATCACCGGGCTGGACGACGGCGTCTTCGTGCTGCCCGGCACCCACAACAAATGGGTCACGGTCAAGAAAGGCCGCGTGGCGGGCTTTCGCACCTACATGACGGGCGAGTTCTATGCGCTGCTGAGCCAGCACTCGATCCTCGGGCGCACGCTCGATGCAACAGCGCCGCTCGACGAAGCAGCTTTCCTCGAAGGCGTGACGCGCTCCGAGAACGGCCACGGCCTGCTGCACAACGCCTTCGGCGCGCGCACGCTGGCGCTGTTCGAGCGCATGCCGAAGCAGGAACTCGCCAGCTATCTCTCGGGCCTGCTGATCGGCGAAGAGCTTCGCACGCAATCGCTGCAGGCGGTGGGTGAAGTGGTGCTGATCGGCTCGCCCGCCCTCACCCAGCGCTACACGCTCGCGCTGCGCGCCACCGGCGTCGCCACGCGCACGCTGGGCGCAGAAGCCACCTGGGCCGGACTGCACGCGCTGTCCGGCTTTCTCGACACCGACAGAACCGCGGCCGCATGA
- a CDS encoding 2-dehydro-3-deoxy-6-phosphogalactonate aldolase — protein sequence MTTTPLEKFNAAMRELPLVAILRGLTPAEAADVGDAIVEPGFRLLEVPLNSPQPLESIALMRKRFPQALVGAGTVLAPQQVRDVHAAGGELIVSPNYNADVIAEAARLGMVCLPGVMTPTEAFGALAAGATGLKLFPAELASPAVVKALLAVLPAGTPVMPVGGITPSNMADWRAGGAAGFGIGSALYKPGKQAAAVREDARKFIAAWTGAIQA from the coding sequence ATGACCACCACTCCTCTCGAAAAATTCAACGCCGCGATGCGCGAGCTGCCCCTGGTGGCGATCCTGCGCGGCCTCACGCCCGCCGAAGCGGCGGATGTCGGCGACGCCATCGTCGAGCCGGGCTTCCGGCTGCTCGAAGTACCGCTCAACTCGCCGCAGCCGCTGGAGAGCATCGCGCTGATGCGCAAGCGCTTTCCGCAGGCACTGGTCGGCGCCGGCACGGTGCTCGCGCCGCAGCAGGTGCGCGACGTGCACGCGGCCGGCGGGGAGCTGATCGTTTCGCCCAACTACAACGCCGATGTCATCGCCGAAGCCGCGCGGCTCGGCATGGTCTGCCTGCCCGGCGTGATGACGCCCACCGAGGCCTTCGGCGCGCTCGCGGCCGGCGCCACCGGGCTCAAGCTGTTTCCGGCGGAGCTGGCTTCGCCGGCCGTGGTGAAGGCGCTGTTGGCGGTGCTGCCGGCCGGCACGCCGGTGATGCCCGTGGGCGGCATCACGCCGTCGAACATGGCCGATTGGCGGGCTGGCGGCGCTGCCGGCTTCGGCATCGGCTCCGCGCTCTACAAGCCCGGCAAGCAGGCCGCGGCGGTGCGCGAAGACGCCAGGAAATTCATCGCGGCCTGGACCGGAGCGATCCAGGCCTGA